The DNA region CATGACCACCACCGAGACCACCCCGGTCATCAACCTCCCCGGCCGCGCCGCCACCCTGCTCACCGGCATCGGCGCCACCGCCACCGTCGCCTCCGCCCTGATGTCCTGGACCTGGACCTCCGACTTCCCCGGCGACCTCACCTACTACGGCTCCCCCGCCGGCCTCCAGTGGCTCGCCCTCATCGCCGGCCTGCTCACCCTCGCCCTGCTGCTCGCCACCCAAGGCACCCCCGGCCTGCGCTGGGCCGCCCCCAGCCGCAGCAACAACGCCGTCCTCCTCGCCGCCACCGGCGCCGTCGCCGTCAGCTGGTTCTCGGTCATCGCGATCGCCACCGACCTCGGCGGCCTCGCCAACCTCGAACCCGGCGGCTGGACCGCGGCCCTCGGCTCCCTGCTCGCCCTCGCCGGCAGCCTCGCCCTGCCCCTCGACCGGCGCACCGCCGTCCCGCTGCGCTTCCTCGACCAGCGGCTCTTCCTGCTCGTCCCGATCGCCCCGGTGCTCTGGTTCGCCACCCACGCCGTGCCCGAGGACAAGCCCGTCGCCCCGGTCCTCACCGCCGTCGCGGGCGCCGTCGTCATCGCCACCGGCGCCGTCCTCCTCGTCCAGCTCGGCCACCTCGCCAACTCCTGGCTGCGGATCGGCACCGTCCACCGCCCGCTCCCCGCCGCCCGCACCCTGCCCTCCTGGGCCGAGGTCGCGCTCATCGTCGCCGCCTTCGCCATCGGCCTGTTCGCCATCACCTTCGGCATCGACACCGAGTACGGCGAACTCTTCACCGCCTACCTGCTGCTCGCGGCCTCCGTCGCCGCCGCACTCGGCAAGGCCGGGCTGCTGATCCGCGTACGCGCCCTCACCGTGAAGTACCGGACCGTCACCACCGGCGCCGCCTTCGCCGCCGCCGCCAGCTTCCCGTTCACCCAGACGAGCGACCAGTACACCTCCGTCGCCACCAACATCCTGATCTTCGCCACCGTCGCCCTCGGCCTCAACATCGTCGTCGGCCTCGCCGGCCTGCTCGACCTCGGGTACGTCGCCTTCCTCGGTGTCGGCGCCTACGCCGCCGCCCTGGTCTCCGGCTCCCCCGCCTCGCCGATCCACGTCCAGTTCCCGTTCTGGGCCGCGATGCTCACCGGCGCCGTCGTCTCCATGGTCTTCGGCGTCATCATCGGCGCCCCGACCCTGCGGCTGCGCGGCGACTACCTCGCCATCGTCACCCTCGGCTTCGGCGAGATCTTCCGCATCACCATGCTCAACCTGAACGGCACCACCGGCCCCAAGGTCACCAACGGCTCCAACGGCATCCCCCGGATCCCCGACCTGGAGATCCTCGGCTGGAACCTCGGCAAGCCCACCACCGTCTTCGGCGTCGAGCTCGGCCGGTTCTCCAACTACTACCTGCTGATGCTCCTCGTCACCGCCGTCGTCGTCCTCGTCTTCGCCCGGGTCGGCAACTCCCGCATCGGACGCGCCTGGGTCGCCATCCGCGAGGACGAGACCGCCGCCGAAGCCATGGGCATCAACGGCTTCCGCCTCAAGCTCCTCGCCTTCGCCCTAGGCGCCTGCCTCGCCGGCCTCGCCGGCACCGTCCAGGCCCACGTCAGCTACACGGTCACCCCCGACCAGTACACCTTCGCCGAGGCCCTCCCCCCCAACTCCGCGTTCCTGCTCGCCGCCGTCATCCTCGGCGGCATGGGCACCATCAGCGGACCCCTCGCCGGCGCCACCCTCCTCTTCCTGATCCCCAAGAAGCTCGAATTCCTCGCCGACTACCAGCTCCTCGCCTTCGGCATCGCCCTCATCGTCCTGATGCGCGTCCGCCCCGAAGGCCTCATCCCCAACCGGCGCCGCCAGCTGGAGTTCCACGAGGCCGCCATCCCCGCGCAGCCCACCGGCGACAGCGTCGCCCTCACCAAGGCAGGGGCGTGACCCCCAGATGACCACCACCGACGCCCCCGCACCGGCCGGCACCGCACCCGCCCCG from Kitasatospora sp. NBC_00458 includes:
- a CDS encoding branched-chain amino acid ABC transporter permease — encoded protein: MTTTETTPVINLPGRAATLLTGIGATATVASALMSWTWTSDFPGDLTYYGSPAGLQWLALIAGLLTLALLLATQGTPGLRWAAPSRSNNAVLLAATGAVAVSWFSVIAIATDLGGLANLEPGGWTAALGSLLALAGSLALPLDRRTAVPLRFLDQRLFLLVPIAPVLWFATHAVPEDKPVAPVLTAVAGAVVIATGAVLLVQLGHLANSWLRIGTVHRPLPAARTLPSWAEVALIVAAFAIGLFAITFGIDTEYGELFTAYLLLAASVAAALGKAGLLIRVRALTVKYRTVTTGAAFAAAASFPFTQTSDQYTSVATNILIFATVALGLNIVVGLAGLLDLGYVAFLGVGAYAAALVSGSPASPIHVQFPFWAAMLTGAVVSMVFGVIIGAPTLRLRGDYLAIVTLGFGEIFRITMLNLNGTTGPKVTNGSNGIPRIPDLEILGWNLGKPTTVFGVELGRFSNYYLLMLLVTAVVVLVFARVGNSRIGRAWVAIREDETAAEAMGINGFRLKLLAFALGACLAGLAGTVQAHVSYTVTPDQYTFAEALPPNSAFLLAAVILGGMGTISGPLAGATLLFLIPKKLEFLADYQLLAFGIALIVLMRVRPEGLIPNRRRQLEFHEAAIPAQPTGDSVALTKAGA